The proteins below come from a single Prolixibacter sp. NT017 genomic window:
- a CDS encoding AIR synthase-related protein yields MYEKEKKPFSIDLVPEPDNLQSVIYSMVAIPHLSPVNFFNDFSAMVDDPSQLGKDDTSEAGIFEIDGENRMFSLTIYADHRRMIVEPEVASQILVAKAVRRLVCYGAEPVAMSVMLNHVELSDPMDQQLVQEARSGLEKAAEAFGLQISHRKIFYDYARERANIPPTLIVSMVGKMKKDAQLITPKFKKKGNNIFLIGKSYDDVNASEYLDHYHEIKEWPLMQFNLDLEKQLMNLVKGLAERNLVESLSPVGIGGLFFTLLRASLPNDLGFDITTDAEIRQDAFLFGESMGRVIACVSQDKEDELVDYLREHKLPFFTLGHVTRGEIRIDDTSYGFVDKMTENVETE; encoded by the coding sequence ATGTACGAAAAAGAAAAAAAGCCGTTTAGCATTGATCTGGTTCCCGAACCGGACAACTTACAGAGTGTCATTTATTCCATGGTGGCCATACCGCATCTTTCGCCGGTTAACTTCTTCAACGATTTTTCGGCCATGGTGGATGATCCTTCGCAGTTAGGAAAAGATGACACCAGTGAAGCGGGAATTTTTGAGATTGACGGAGAAAACCGGATGTTCTCGTTAACCATTTATGCCGATCATCGGCGGATGATCGTTGAGCCGGAAGTCGCTTCTCAAATTCTGGTAGCCAAAGCCGTCAGACGATTGGTGTGTTACGGCGCAGAGCCAGTGGCCATGAGTGTAATGCTCAACCATGTGGAATTGTCGGACCCGATGGATCAGCAGTTGGTTCAGGAGGCCCGGAGTGGTTTGGAGAAAGCAGCCGAAGCATTTGGTTTGCAGATTTCGCACCGGAAAATCTTTTACGATTATGCCCGCGAGCGAGCCAACATTCCGCCAACGCTTATTGTGAGCATGGTGGGAAAAATGAAGAAGGATGCGCAGTTGATTACGCCAAAGTTCAAAAAGAAAGGGAACAATATTTTCCTCATCGGGAAATCGTATGATGATGTAAATGCATCGGAATACCTCGACCATTATCATGAAATAAAAGAGTGGCCGTTGATGCAGTTCAATCTCGATCTGGAGAAACAGCTGATGAATTTGGTAAAAGGCCTGGCCGAACGCAACCTGGTGGAGTCATTAAGTCCGGTAGGAATCGGAGGTTTGTTCTTCACGTTGCTGAGAGCCTCGCTTCCCAACGACCTGGGCTTTGATATCACCACCGATGCAGAAATCCGTCAGGATGCTTTCCTGTTCGGTGAATCGATGGGACGTGTAATCGCCTGTGTTTCGCAAGATAAAGAAGATGAACTGGTCGACTACCTTCGTGAGCATAAATTGCCCTTCTTCACGTTAGGACACGTTACGCGCGGAGAGATTCGCATCGATGACACTTCCTACGGGTTTGTGGACAAGATGACTGAAAATGTAGAGACGGAATAA
- a CDS encoding NADPH-dependent oxidoreductase codes for MALIDTLLNHRTIRKYTSEPVDEPMLNKILEAGTRASTTGNMQVYSIIVSKDQKMKDKLAPCHFNQPMIKEAPVVLTFCADFNRFNKWCKLRNAEPGYDNFLSFVTAAIDALLVAQNVCVAAESEGMGICYLGTTTYLAKNIIDVLELPKGVVPITTVTLGWPAEDPEQIDRLPLESVVHNETYHDYSDEDIDRMYAEKEAREDSKGFVAENDKESLAQVFTDIRYKKADNVTFSNMLLEVLREQGFMNQ; via the coding sequence ATGGCACTCATAGATACATTATTAAACCATCGTACCATTCGAAAATATACTTCAGAACCGGTAGACGAACCGATGCTGAATAAAATACTGGAAGCCGGAACGCGGGCCTCTACTACTGGAAACATGCAGGTTTACAGTATTATTGTGTCGAAGGACCAAAAAATGAAGGATAAACTGGCGCCGTGTCACTTCAATCAGCCCATGATTAAAGAGGCTCCGGTAGTTTTGACCTTTTGTGCTGACTTCAACCGGTTTAATAAATGGTGCAAGCTGAGGAACGCTGAACCGGGATACGATAATTTCTTGTCCTTTGTTACGGCGGCTATCGATGCGTTGCTGGTGGCCCAGAATGTCTGCGTTGCTGCCGAAAGTGAGGGAATGGGGATTTGTTACCTCGGAACCACCACGTATCTGGCTAAAAATATCATCGACGTGTTGGAACTACCGAAAGGTGTCGTTCCAATCACGACGGTTACGCTTGGCTGGCCCGCTGAAGATCCGGAACAGATAGACCGTCTCCCGTTGGAAAGCGTTGTTCATAATGAGACGTATCACGACTACTCTGATGAAGATATTGACCGGATGTATGCAGAGAAGGAAGCGCGCGAAGATTCGAAAGGATTTGTAGCCGAGAACGATAAAGAATCGTTGGCACAAGTTTTTACGGACATCCGATACAAGAAAGCCGACAATGTAACGTTCTCTAATATGCTGCTGGAGGTACTCCGCGAGCAAGGATTTATGAATCAATAA
- the gap gene encoding type I glyceraldehyde-3-phosphate dehydrogenase: MSKVKIGINGFGRIGRLVFRAAAKSNDVEVVGINDLIDVDYMAYMLKYDSTHGRFDGTVEVKDGKLVVNGNAIRVTSERNPADLKWDEIGAEYVVESTGLFLTKEKAQGHIDAGAKKVVMSAPSKDDTPMFVMGVNHKKYTSDMTFVSNASCTTNCLAPVTKVLNDKFGVIEGLMTTVHATTATQKTVDGPSLKDWRGGRGAGQNIIPSSTGAAKAVGKVIPELNGKLTGMSLRVPTPDVSVVDLTCRLEKAASYEAICAAMKEASEGELKGILGYTEDAVVSTDFVGETCTSVFDAGAGIGLNDNFVKVVSWYDNEMGYSTKVVELINHMATVDHK; the protein is encoded by the coding sequence ATGTCTAAAGTTAAGATTGGTATTAACGGTTTCGGTCGTATCGGACGTTTGGTTTTCCGTGCAGCCGCAAAAAGTAATGATGTTGAAGTTGTCGGTATCAACGACTTGATTGATGTTGATTACATGGCATATATGCTCAAATATGATTCTACTCACGGTCGTTTCGATGGTACTGTAGAAGTAAAAGACGGTAAACTGGTTGTTAACGGTAACGCAATCCGTGTTACTTCCGAGAGAAACCCTGCAGATCTGAAATGGGATGAAATTGGTGCAGAATATGTTGTTGAGTCAACTGGTCTGTTCCTGACCAAAGAAAAAGCTCAGGGCCACATCGATGCAGGTGCTAAGAAAGTTGTAATGTCTGCTCCTTCAAAAGACGATACTCCTATGTTCGTTATGGGTGTTAACCACAAAAAATACACCTCTGACATGACTTTCGTTTCTAACGCATCTTGTACTACCAACTGTCTGGCTCCTGTAACCAAGGTATTGAACGACAAGTTCGGCGTTATCGAAGGTTTGATGACTACCGTTCACGCAACTACTGCTACTCAGAAAACGGTTGACGGTCCTTCATTGAAAGACTGGCGTGGTGGCCGTGGTGCTGGTCAGAACATTATTCCTTCTTCTACCGGTGCTGCTAAAGCTGTAGGTAAAGTAATTCCTGAGCTGAACGGTAAACTGACTGGTATGTCACTGCGTGTTCCGACTCCTGACGTATCGGTAGTTGACCTGACTTGCCGCCTGGAAAAAGCTGCTTCTTACGAAGCTATCTGCGCTGCCATGAAAGAAGCTTCTGAAGGCGAACTGAAAGGTATTCTGGGTTACACCGAGGATGCAGTTGTTTCAACTGACTTCGTTGGCGAAACCTGTACTTCAGTATTCGACGCTGGTGCTGGTATCGGCCTCAACGACAACTTCGTAAAAGTTGTTAGCTGGTACGATAACGAAATGGGTTACTCAACCAAGGTTGTTGAACTCATCAACCACATGGCAACTGTTGATCACAAGTAA
- a CDS encoding RNA methyltransferase → MLSKNKIKQLRSLHLKKFRRSEGLFVAEGQKLVLDLLDSKMEVKDVFCTPESISTVEGKGFNPKNIHSSELADLKKISQLKSSPDIIATVHIPEHSLSWEEIAGDLCLALDGVQDPGNLGTIIRLADWFGIRNILCSEDTVDLYNPKTVQATMGAIARIRLHYGNLPDYLQRANEMEIPVYGTFLEGENIYSAPLSPNGIIVMGNEGKGISESVEPLIRQKIHIPNFPANRETSESLNVAMATSITCSEFRRRMMSRKS, encoded by the coding sequence TTGCTCTCAAAAAACAAAATAAAACAACTTCGCTCGCTCCATCTGAAAAAATTCAGACGCAGTGAAGGTCTTTTCGTTGCTGAAGGCCAAAAGCTTGTTCTCGATCTTCTCGATTCGAAGATGGAGGTGAAGGACGTTTTCTGTACCCCGGAGTCAATATCCACCGTCGAAGGGAAAGGCTTTAATCCAAAGAATATCCATTCCTCAGAATTGGCGGATTTAAAGAAGATCTCACAGCTAAAATCGTCACCGGATATTATCGCAACAGTGCACATTCCCGAACATTCACTGTCGTGGGAAGAAATTGCCGGCGATTTGTGCCTGGCTCTCGACGGCGTTCAGGATCCGGGCAACCTGGGAACCATCATTCGACTGGCCGATTGGTTCGGCATCCGGAATATTCTCTGCTCCGAAGATACGGTCGATTTATATAATCCGAAAACCGTTCAGGCAACCATGGGTGCGATTGCCCGCATCAGGCTGCACTACGGAAATCTGCCCGATTATCTTCAACGCGCCAATGAAATGGAAATTCCGGTATACGGCACATTTCTCGAAGGAGAAAACATTTATTCCGCGCCTCTTTCCCCTAACGGGATTATTGTGATGGGCAACGAAGGAAAAGGTATTTCTGAAAGTGTCGAGCCGCTGATTCGGCAGAAGATTCACATCCCTAATTTTCCGGCTAACCGGGAAACGTCCGAATCACTAAACGTGGCCATGGCTACTTCCATTACTTGTTCCGAGTTCAGACGCCGGATGATGTCCCGCAAATCTTAA
- a CDS encoding glycosyltransferase family 9 protein produces the protein MQRILVFRLSAMGDVALTVPVIRGMLEENPNLSITFVTRPFFAPFFEGIPRLQLYFPDLKGRHKGFGGLFRLFLDLRKEGRFETVIDLHNVLRTKLVRSYFRAAGTSVFHIDKGREEKKELLKTKEIKQLKHSSERYCDVFRKAGFNVQMSPVPAIASSAKASEKIQEYLESQKLPEQTLKIGFAPFATHATKIWGLENARQLMQLINEKYQAQFYLFGGGQEEIEKLQALSTDNDHITLVAGQMNLSEEIALIARMDFMLSMDSSNMHIAALTGTKTISIWGATHPAFGFYALGQPEEYSLQTPADELACRPCSVFGNKPCIHETIKCMEMLTPNIVFRKMEQLNLFQIR, from the coding sequence GTGCAACGTATTTTAGTTTTCCGACTTTCCGCCATGGGTGATGTGGCCCTCACGGTTCCCGTTATTCGGGGAATGCTTGAAGAAAATCCGAACCTGTCCATCACTTTTGTTACCCGTCCGTTTTTTGCTCCCTTCTTTGAAGGAATTCCCAGACTTCAGCTCTATTTTCCCGACTTGAAAGGAAGACACAAAGGTTTTGGCGGTTTGTTCCGGCTTTTTCTCGACTTGCGGAAAGAAGGCCGGTTTGAAACGGTTATCGACCTGCACAATGTTCTTCGAACCAAACTGGTGAGAAGTTATTTTCGCGCGGCCGGCACATCTGTTTTCCATATCGACAAAGGCAGAGAAGAAAAGAAAGAGCTGCTGAAAACAAAAGAGATCAAACAGCTAAAACACTCTTCGGAACGTTATTGCGATGTTTTCAGAAAAGCCGGCTTCAATGTTCAGATGTCGCCAGTTCCCGCCATTGCCTCTTCCGCAAAAGCGAGCGAAAAAATTCAGGAATACCTGGAAAGCCAAAAATTACCGGAACAAACACTGAAGATTGGTTTTGCACCGTTCGCCACTCATGCAACAAAAATATGGGGATTGGAAAATGCCCGGCAATTGATGCAGTTGATTAATGAAAAGTATCAGGCTCAGTTTTATTTGTTTGGCGGAGGACAAGAAGAAATAGAAAAATTACAAGCATTGTCAACCGACAATGACCACATTACACTGGTAGCCGGCCAAATGAATCTTTCGGAAGAGATTGCACTAATCGCCCGGATGGATTTCATGCTGTCGATGGACTCTTCCAATATGCACATTGCAGCGCTGACCGGAACCAAAACAATTTCCATCTGGGGAGCAACGCATCCGGCATTTGGATTTTATGCACTCGGACAACCGGAGGAATATAGCTTGCAAACTCCTGCAGACGAACTGGCATGCCGTCCCTGTTCGGTTTTCGGGAACAAACCATGTATTCACGAAACCATAAAATGCATGGAAATGCTAACTCCCAACATTGTGTTCCGTAAAATGGAACAACTTAATCTTTTTCAAATTCGGTAG
- a CDS encoding outer membrane beta-barrel protein: MIYQKSRYLLLLLAFMLVGNITYAQFGRVQSLSNFDDRPIHFGFFLGVNAMDFGFRFYPDPINQNPVLQLPENAGVKSKTEGYYRGRSIRADVDPISPGFSVGIVSNFRLTEFADLRITPGMSFGSRQLVYNDTINQEILNGLGTNGLDEKSYLNIPSTYIDIPVGVRLKGKRYGNLRPYIYLGGTYRIDLENKRAAERVLHMYKTGAYVDFAMGLDSYLQFFRLSTEFRVSLGVDNLIDHSIGTDENRIPYYGFAVERLTSNVFSLIFYFE, translated from the coding sequence ATGATTTACCAAAAGTCCAGATATTTACTTCTTTTACTTGCCTTTATGCTGGTAGGTAATATAACTTATGCCCAGTTTGGGAGAGTACAGAGTTTATCAAACTTTGATGATCGACCCATTCATTTTGGTTTCTTTTTGGGCGTAAACGCGATGGATTTTGGTTTTCGTTTTTATCCCGATCCCATTAACCAAAATCCGGTGCTGCAACTTCCTGAAAATGCTGGTGTCAAGAGTAAAACTGAGGGATACTACAGGGGGCGCTCCATCCGTGCAGACGTTGATCCGATTTCTCCCGGATTCTCTGTAGGAATTGTATCCAATTTCCGGCTGACCGAATTTGCCGATTTGCGCATTACGCCGGGTATGAGTTTTGGAAGCCGGCAGCTGGTCTATAACGATACCATCAACCAGGAAATATTAAATGGACTGGGAACGAATGGTCTGGATGAGAAATCGTATCTCAATATTCCATCCACTTATATTGACATCCCGGTAGGAGTGCGGCTGAAAGGAAAACGCTATGGCAATCTGCGCCCATACATTTACCTTGGGGGAACCTATCGCATCGACCTGGAGAATAAACGTGCCGCCGAGCGCGTGTTGCATATGTACAAAACCGGCGCTTATGTCGATTTCGCGATGGGACTGGATTCTTACCTTCAGTTTTTCCGTTTGTCTACCGAATTCCGTGTTTCGTTGGGCGTCGATAACTTAATCGATCACAGCATCGGCACGGATGAGAATCGCATTCCTTACTACGGATTTGCCGTCGAACGGCTCACTTCCAATGTCTTTTCCCTTATCTTCTATTTTGAATAA
- a CDS encoding glycosyltransferase — protein sequence MATSFTNDLDMKKLIVITPIKDSLETLRHTIDTLRSGANTTPYYIFDDFSNEETIGWLNENQEKYQLKIVHLSDYTSHPSPNYRLTLNMARKMALEEGAHLAIIESDVIAQPETLEALVELTEQLPDAGLVGSVTTDSYGNINFPYSYVKKSMPEVYQTPRSMSFCCTVLSNDLMKAFDFAELDSSRDWYDVYITKRARQLGFNNYISLKNPVIHKPHGSRPWKMLKYKNPILYYLKKFTQKRDRI from the coding sequence GTGGCTACGTCTTTCACCAACGACCTCGACATGAAGAAGCTAATTGTTATTACACCAATAAAAGACTCGCTTGAAACGCTCCGGCATACGATCGATACTTTGCGTTCCGGAGCGAACACCACACCTTATTATATATTCGATGATTTCAGTAATGAAGAAACCATTGGATGGCTGAATGAGAACCAGGAAAAGTACCAACTGAAAATCGTCCACCTCAGCGATTATACGAGTCACCCCTCTCCCAATTATCGTTTAACACTGAACATGGCCCGAAAAATGGCACTTGAAGAAGGTGCTCACCTGGCTATTATCGAATCGGACGTGATTGCTCAGCCCGAAACGCTGGAAGCATTGGTTGAGTTGACAGAACAATTACCGGATGCTGGTTTGGTTGGTTCCGTAACAACCGACAGCTATGGGAATATCAATTTCCCTTACAGTTACGTGAAGAAAAGTATGCCCGAAGTGTACCAAACACCGAGAAGTATGAGTTTCTGTTGCACGGTTCTGTCCAATGACTTGATGAAAGCTTTCGACTTTGCGGAGCTGGATAGCAGCCGCGACTGGTACGATGTGTATATTACGAAAAGAGCCCGCCAATTGGGATTCAACAATTACATCAGCCTGAAAAACCCGGTGATTCATAAACCACACGGAAGCCGTCCGTGGAAAATGCTGAAATACAAAAATCCGATTTTGTACTATCTCAAGAAGTTTACTCAGAAGCGCGACCGAATCTAA
- a CDS encoding SDR family oxidoreductase, with the protein MRKIAIVTGATSGIGEATAKILAQNGFNLIITGRRSEKLKAVEEELLKIDGTRVLSLVFDVRNNDEVQKALGNLPAEWSNIDVLVNNAGLAVGTEPAHEAVVDDWERMIDTNVKGLLYVSRCLTPGMVERKKGHIINISSIAGKEAYPGGSVYCGTKHAVGAISKAMRIELVQHGVKVSTISPGMVETEFSLVRFKGDESKADNVYKGLTPLYAEDIAETILFMVTRPAHVNLDDVLIMPTDQASARDARRDQ; encoded by the coding sequence ATGAGAAAGATTGCCATCGTAACCGGAGCCACTTCCGGAATTGGTGAAGCAACCGCCAAGATACTGGCCCAAAACGGATTTAACCTGATTATTACCGGCCGGAGAAGCGAAAAACTGAAAGCTGTTGAAGAAGAGCTACTGAAGATTGACGGCACGAGAGTCCTCAGCCTTGTCTTCGATGTACGCAACAACGACGAAGTGCAAAAAGCACTCGGCAACCTTCCGGCAGAATGGAGCAACATCGATGTGCTGGTCAACAACGCAGGACTTGCCGTGGGTACCGAACCGGCACACGAAGCCGTTGTCGACGATTGGGAACGCATGATAGACACCAACGTGAAAGGCCTGTTGTATGTCAGCCGTTGTCTGACTCCTGGAATGGTAGAGCGCAAAAAAGGACACATTATTAATATATCTTCCATTGCCGGAAAAGAAGCGTACCCCGGAGGTTCGGTTTACTGCGGAACCAAGCATGCAGTAGGCGCTATTTCAAAAGCCATGCGAATCGAATTGGTACAACATGGAGTTAAGGTCAGCACCATTAGTCCTGGAATGGTGGAAACCGAGTTCTCCCTCGTTCGCTTCAAGGGTGATGAAAGCAAAGCTGACAATGTTTACAAAGGACTTACTCCGTTGTACGCAGAGGACATTGCCGAAACCATCTTGTTCATGGTTACCCGTCCGGCCCACGTTAACCTCGACGATGTGCTGATTATGCCGACTGATCAGGCCAGTGCCCGCGATGCACGACGCGACCAATAA
- a CDS encoding NAD(P)/FAD-dependent oxidoreductase gives MQKEINISVSPKQAADEKQLSRIVASQLRMKEERVRGIVIRRRSVDARRRDIRINLGILAFVDEEPKPLKPSEKIYPDVSRAEPVIIVGAGPAGLFAALRLIELGMKPVILERGKSVSERKRDIAAIHRDQQVDPDSNYGFGEGGAGTFSDGKLYTRSKKRGDVNRILEILHFHGAQDDILIDAHPHIGTNVLPRVVTAMRKTIIEAGGEVHFHSRVTDIAVQNGKATGVKLADGQELTGKAVILATGHSARDVYQMLHDKHLTIEGKPFAMGVRVEHPQELIDSIQYHGRPRGEFLPAASYSFVEQVEQRGVYSFCMCPGGVIVPAATAPGELVVNGMSPSGRGGRFANSGIVVEIRLEDIPKNYKRFEQLAGLHFQSDLEQKCFRQANRSQLAPAQRLGDFVKGRLSFDLPETSYRPGIQSSPMHEWLPGVIREKLQKGFAQIGRQANGFLTNDALILGVESRTSSPVRIPRDKISLEHIQVPRLFPCGEGAGYAGGIVSSAIDGERCAEAVVKICGTSSGV, from the coding sequence TTGCAGAAAGAGATCAACATCTCCGTTAGCCCAAAGCAGGCCGCGGATGAAAAACAGTTGTCACGAATCGTGGCTTCGCAATTACGGATGAAAGAGGAACGCGTTCGCGGCATCGTTATCCGCCGTCGTTCGGTAGATGCTCGCCGTCGTGATATTCGAATCAACCTGGGCATTCTCGCTTTTGTCGATGAAGAACCGAAGCCCCTGAAGCCATCCGAAAAAATCTATCCCGATGTTTCGAGAGCAGAACCGGTTATTATTGTTGGTGCCGGTCCCGCCGGTTTGTTTGCCGCACTACGGCTCATTGAACTGGGAATGAAGCCGGTTATTCTGGAGCGGGGGAAAAGCGTCAGCGAGCGGAAACGGGATATTGCGGCTATTCACCGGGACCAGCAAGTCGATCCGGATTCCAATTATGGATTCGGAGAAGGTGGAGCCGGGACTTTTTCTGACGGGAAACTGTACACTCGCTCAAAAAAGCGCGGAGACGTTAATCGCATTCTGGAAATTCTTCATTTTCATGGTGCTCAGGATGACATTCTGATTGACGCTCATCCGCACATAGGAACCAATGTATTACCCCGGGTCGTAACCGCAATGCGCAAAACCATCATCGAAGCTGGTGGCGAAGTTCATTTTCATTCCCGTGTAACCGATATTGCGGTGCAGAACGGAAAGGCTACCGGGGTAAAGCTCGCTGATGGACAGGAGTTAACAGGGAAAGCGGTTATCCTGGCTACTGGTCATTCGGCTCGCGATGTATATCAAATGCTGCATGACAAGCATCTTACAATTGAAGGCAAGCCTTTTGCCATGGGCGTAAGGGTGGAACATCCACAGGAGTTGATTGATTCGATTCAGTATCATGGAAGGCCCAGGGGGGAATTTCTTCCGGCTGCCAGCTATTCTTTTGTTGAGCAGGTAGAACAGCGTGGCGTTTACTCTTTTTGCATGTGTCCCGGCGGAGTGATTGTTCCTGCGGCTACTGCTCCCGGAGAGTTGGTGGTAAATGGCATGTCACCTTCGGGGAGGGGCGGAAGGTTTGCCAACTCGGGAATTGTCGTGGAGATTCGATTGGAAGACATCCCCAAAAATTACAAGCGCTTCGAACAGCTGGCCGGCTTGCATTTTCAATCCGATTTGGAGCAGAAATGTTTCCGGCAGGCTAACCGTTCACAATTGGCACCGGCCCAGCGGTTGGGTGATTTTGTGAAAGGAAGACTGTCATTTGATTTGCCGGAGACATCTTACCGACCAGGAATTCAGTCGTCTCCGATGCATGAATGGTTGCCCGGAGTCATTCGTGAAAAACTGCAAAAGGGATTTGCTCAAATCGGGCGACAGGCCAACGGATTCCTCACAAATGATGCGCTCATCCTGGGCGTAGAATCGCGCACATCATCGCCGGTACGAATTCCGCGGGACAAAATTTCGCTGGAACACATACAAGTACCAAGACTTTTTCCTTGCGGTGAAGGTGCGGGGTATGCCGGAGGTATTGTTTCGTCAGCCATTGACGGAGAGCGATGTGCGGAAGCGGTGGTTAAGATTTGCGGGACATCATCCGGCGTCTGA
- the ubiE gene encoding bifunctional demethylmenaquinone methyltransferase/2-methoxy-6-polyprenyl-1,4-benzoquinol methylase UbiE yields MVTPYKDSDTSKKVQVAAMFDSIAARYDFLNHFLSFGIDRGWRRKAIRLLKPYQPKQMLDIATGTGDFAIEALKLSPDKVTGVDISTGMLAEGRKKMERLGLNGTIELLEGDSENLPFEEETFEAITVAFGVRNFENLSKGLEEMHRVLKPGGVTCVLEFSQPRSFPMKQLYHFYSFRILPFWGRFFSKDKTAYSYLPESVQAFPDGSDFLAIMRNAGFKNTREYRLTFGIATIYLGDK; encoded by the coding sequence GTGGTAACTCCTTATAAAGATTCTGACACCAGTAAAAAGGTGCAGGTGGCAGCTATGTTCGATAGTATAGCGGCCCGATATGATTTTTTGAATCACTTCCTCTCATTTGGTATTGACAGAGGATGGCGGCGAAAAGCCATCAGGTTACTGAAGCCTTATCAGCCGAAACAGATGCTGGATATTGCTACCGGGACCGGTGATTTTGCCATCGAAGCGTTGAAGCTGAGTCCGGATAAAGTTACCGGAGTCGATATCTCGACTGGGATGCTGGCCGAAGGAAGGAAAAAGATGGAGCGCCTGGGACTCAATGGAACAATTGAGTTACTGGAGGGCGATTCTGAAAACCTCCCGTTCGAAGAGGAAACTTTTGAAGCCATCACGGTAGCGTTTGGTGTTCGAAACTTTGAGAACCTAAGCAAAGGCCTGGAAGAAATGCATCGCGTTTTGAAACCCGGCGGTGTTACATGTGTTCTGGAGTTTTCGCAGCCGCGAAGTTTTCCGATGAAGCAGCTGTACCATTTTTATTCGTTCCGGATTCTCCCGTTTTGGGGACGCTTTTTTTCGAAAGACAAAACGGCCTACAGCTATTTGCCTGAATCGGTGCAGGCTTTCCCCGATGGTTCCGATTTTTTGGCCATCATGCGAAATGCCGGCTTTAAAAATACGCGCGAGTACCGGTTGACTTTCGGTATCGCAACGATATACCTGGGCGATAAATAG
- a CDS encoding DUF6165 family protein encodes MKIEVSNGEIADKLTIIEIKLERISDEAKLVNLKKEYEVLNEAVSQIIDKKDALYKELYDINCQLWDIEDRIRDLERNKDFGQDFIETARAVYFTNDKRSDVKRRINEKTGSNLVEEKSYEDYQ; translated from the coding sequence ATGAAAATTGAGGTTTCCAACGGAGAGATTGCAGATAAACTGACCATCATCGAAATTAAACTCGAACGAATTTCGGATGAAGCAAAACTGGTGAACCTGAAAAAGGAATACGAAGTGCTGAATGAAGCCGTTTCCCAAATCATCGACAAAAAAGACGCATTGTACAAGGAATTGTATGACATCAATTGTCAGCTTTGGGACATTGAAGATCGAATCCGCGACCTGGAACGCAACAAGGATTTCGGGCAGGATTTCATTGAAACAGCGCGTGCCGTTTATTTCACCAACGACAAACGTTCGGACGTAAAAAGACGCATCAACGAAAAAACAGGTTCCAACCTGGTCGAAGAAAAAAGCTACGAAGACTACCAATAG
- a CDS encoding lipopolysaccharide kinase InaA family protein codes for MKEKNNYQTAPEFQELENWVANLRVEFAQTGQTIFKSRNEVKIFGKGDRILNVKSFKFPNLVNRFVYVYFRGSKAARSFAYAEKLLKLGVPTPQPVAYAEYIRSGVLKESYYVSLHFKYDFTLREVLNYQISERDRILRQWVAFTFEKLHKNGIFHLDYSPGNTLIRHDGDEYFFSLIDLNRMNFGEIDFEKGLQNFRQLDTDRQTLELLATEYALLNEKDPGLAMKKLLALDQKNKNYRHRKMKWKSAFRKLIRFGRASE; via the coding sequence ATGAAAGAAAAAAACAACTACCAGACAGCTCCGGAATTTCAGGAACTTGAAAATTGGGTTGCCAACTTGCGGGTGGAGTTTGCTCAAACAGGGCAAACGATTTTCAAGTCGAGGAACGAGGTGAAGATATTCGGGAAAGGCGACAGAATTCTGAATGTGAAGTCGTTTAAGTTCCCCAACCTGGTCAACCGGTTTGTCTACGTATATTTCAGGGGTTCAAAAGCAGCCCGTTCATTCGCTTACGCGGAAAAACTCCTGAAATTAGGCGTTCCGACTCCACAGCCGGTCGCTTATGCCGAGTACATTCGTAGTGGTGTATTGAAGGAGAGCTATTACGTTTCGCTTCACTTTAAATACGATTTCACCTTACGGGAAGTGTTGAATTACCAGATCAGTGAACGCGACCGGATTTTGCGCCAGTGGGTGGCTTTCACTTTTGAGAAACTCCACAAGAACGGCATTTTCCACCTCGACTATTCTCCCGGAAATACCTTGATTCGTCATGATGGCGATGAATATTTCTTCAGCCTTATCGATTTGAACCGGATGAATTTTGGTGAAATCGATTTTGAAAAAGGGTTGCAGAATTTCCGGCAGCTCGATACCGACCGGCAAACGTTGGAATTACTAGCTACTGAATATGCCTTGCTGAATGAGAAAGATCCGGGTTTGGCAATGAAGAAGTTGTTGGCTTTAGACCAGAAAAACAAAAATTACCGTCACCGGAAAATGAAATGGAAAAGTGCTTTCCGGAAATTAATTAGATTCGGTCGCGCTTCTGAGTAA